In the Thermovenabulum gondwanense genome, ACAAAAACTCCGTCACACCCCAGCTTCATCAATAAAGCAGCATCGGCAGGTGTTGCCACTCCTCCTGCAGCAAAATTTACCACAGGAAGTTTTCCGTGTTCAGCGACGTACAGCACGAGTTCATAGGGCGCCCCCATTTCCTTGGCAGCATTTATCAGTTCTTCCTTGGGCATGTTTTGAATCCTTCGGATTTCTCCCATAATTGTCCTTATATGTCTCACCGCTTCCACCACATTTCCGGTGCCAGCCTCTCCCTTGGTTCTTATCATGGCAGCTCCCTCGGCTATACGCCTCAAGGCTTCCCCTAAGTTTTTAGCACCGCATACAAAAGGTACCTTAAATCTTTTTTTATCTATATGGAAATGCTCGTCGGCGGGTGTCAGAACCTCGCTTTCATCAATAAAATCCACACCGATGGCCTCTAAAATCTCGGCTTCTACAAAGTGACCGATCCTGCATTTTGCCATTACCGGTATGCTGACAGCCTGTTTTATAGCCTTTATTATTTTGGGATCTGACATGCGAGCCACTCCGCCGTAATTCCTTATATCCGCAGGCACCCTTTCCAAGGCCATAACCGCCACCGCTCCGGCTTCTTCCGCTATCTTCGCCTGATCCGGAGTGGTCACATCCATTATTACTCCACCCTTTAACATCTCGGCTAAATTTTTATTGAGGGAATATCTTTCACCGTCAGCAGGGAAGTTTTTAAAATTTTCCATAAGCAAATCCCCTCCTCTTAGATTGTAATAAGTGTAATGGTATGGTAAAATTAAATTGTATCGTTACATTATTGATTGTAATATTTATTTATTATTAGATTGTTATTATAAATAGCAGATTGTTGTATTTATTTTATCATATTAACAGGGTTTTTATCAATACAATTTTAATAAAATAAATTTTTTCAGGAGGTAATATTTGAAAATGGATAAATTTGTTTCGATACAATTAGATCGAAATTCCCCTGAACCACTCTACGTTCAGATTTATGAAGAAATTGTTCGTTTAATTAAAGAGGGAGTTTTACTTCCGGGAGAAAAACTACCCCCTATAAGAAAACTTGCGGCGAACCTTAAGGTCAATACAGTTACCATTGTGAATGCTTATAAACTGCTGGAAAAAGAAGGCTACGCTGTATCCAGGGTAGGAAGCGGTACATTTATACAGTCACATTTAAAAGAATCCGCGGATCTTCCCGTGAAAAATGATTCCGAGTTGGAAATTGATAAAATAAGGTTTGACTTTGCCACCGCTTCTGTCCCCCCTGAATATTTTCCTGTAGAAATTTTCAAAAGCTCTATAATAAGAGTTTTAGATAGGGACGGGGGTTACGCCTTTGCTTACAATGAAAGCCCGGGATTTTTACCTCTGAGACAATCCTTAGAAGATTTTCTTTACGAGGAGTACAAAATTAAAGCCTCAAGGGATAATATTCATGTAGTATCCGGGGCTCAGCAAGGAATTGACATTATTTCTAAAGCACTGCTGGATTACGGCGATACCGTTTTTGTGGAATCGCCCACTTACCCGGGTGCCGTAGATGCTTTTAAATCAAGAGGTGCAAAAATCGTCGAGATTACGTTAAGGGATGATGGAATAGATATGGAAGAATTATTAAGCAAGATTCGCTCAAAACCTCCAAAGCTTTTTTATACAATGCCCAATTTTCAAAATCCCACCGGTATATCTTACTCCGAACAAAAAAAGAAAGAGCTAATAGCTCTTTCAAAAAAATTCGGTTTTTATATCCTTGAGGATGACCACATGAACGACCTTTATTACTCAGAAAAACCTCTACCTTTAAAAGCTTACGATGAAGAAAACCGGGTGTTTTACATTAAGAGCTTTTCCAAAATCCTGATGCCCGGATTGAGGCTGGGATTTTTACTGGTGCCTTCCGATTTTTCAGAAATAATCGCCGAAGTAAAATACTTTTCCGACATTGCTTCTTCGGGTTTAAACCAGCGGGTCCTGGATTTAATGATAAGGGAAAAAAGCTTTTACGATCATCTTACAAAGATTCGAAGAATTTATTTAGAAAAATGGGAAATAATGACGGATTCGTTAAAAAAACATCTTCCTTCCCCGGTAACATTTAGCGTTCCCAAAGGGGGATTATTCTACTGGCTTTGCCT is a window encoding:
- the pdxS gene encoding pyridoxal 5'-phosphate synthase lyase subunit PdxS; the encoded protein is MENFKNFPADGERYSLNKNLAEMLKGGVIMDVTTPDQAKIAEEAGAVAVMALERVPADIRNYGGVARMSDPKIIKAIKQAVSIPVMAKCRIGHFVEAEILEAIGVDFIDESEVLTPADEHFHIDKKRFKVPFVCGAKNLGEALRRIAEGAAMIRTKGEAGTGNVVEAVRHIRTIMGEIRRIQNMPKEELINAAKEMGAPYELVLYVAEHGKLPVVNFAAGGVATPADAALLMKLGCDGVFVGSGIFKSENPAKRARAIVKAVTYYDDPEILAEVSEDLGEAMQGLEIDRLDSRYAERGW
- a CDS encoding PLP-dependent aminotransferase family protein produces the protein MDKFVSIQLDRNSPEPLYVQIYEEIVRLIKEGVLLPGEKLPPIRKLAANLKVNTVTIVNAYKLLEKEGYAVSRVGSGTFIQSHLKESADLPVKNDSELEIDKIRFDFATASVPPEYFPVEIFKSSIIRVLDRDGGYAFAYNESPGFLPLRQSLEDFLYEEYKIKASRDNIHVVSGAQQGIDIISKALLDYGDTVFVESPTYPGAVDAFKSRGAKIVEITLRDDGIDMEELLSKIRSKPPKLFYTMPNFQNPTGISYSEQKKKELIALSKKFGFYILEDDHMNDLYYSEKPLPLKAYDEENRVFYIKSFSKILMPGLRLGFLLVPSDFSEIIAEVKYFSDIASSGLNQRVLDLMIREKSFYDHLTKIRRIYLEKWEIMTDSLKKHLPSPVTFSVPKGGLFYWLCLPEGFYSMNLYAGVIKKGIFIMPGDYFYPDQKPSPCFRLSIAQVPKEMINEGIEYLSHAIREFLKEFSFIPIKKSNYSPLL